From a single Sus scrofa isolate TJ Tabasco breed Duroc chromosome 13, Sscrofa11.1, whole genome shotgun sequence genomic region:
- the CBR3 gene encoding carbonyl reductase 3 — MSSYTRVALVTGANKGIGFAIARDLCRQFSGDVVLTSRDAARGRAAVQQLQAEGLSPRFHQLDIDDLQSIRALRDFLRKEYGGLNVLVNNAGIAFKIDDPTPFDIQAEMTLKTNFFGTRNVCIELLPIIKPHGRVVNISSLLGSKALENCSEDLQEKFRCEALTEEDLVDLMKKFVEDAKNEVHEREGWPSSAYGVSKLGVTVLSRILAQRLDEKRKADRILLNACCPGWVKTDMTGGQGFETVEEGAVTPVYLALLPPDATEPQGQLVRDKVIQNW; from the exons ATGTCGTCCTACACCCGCGTGGCGTTGGTGACTGGCGCCAACAAGGGCATCGGCTTCGCCATCGCGCGTGATCTGTGCCGGCAGTTCTCGGGGGATGTGGTGCTCACCTCGCGGGACGCTGCTCGGGGCCGGGCGGCggtgcagcagctgcaggccgaGGGCCTGAGCCCGCGTTTCCACCAGCTGGACATCGACGACCTGCAGAGCATCCGCGCCCTGCGCGACTTCCTGCGCAAGGAGTATGGGGGACTCAACGTGCTGGTCAACAACGCGGGCATCGCTTTCAAGA TTGATGATCCAACGCCCTTTGACATTCAAGCTGAGATGACGCTGAAGACAAACTTTTTTGGCACAAGAAATGTCTGCATCGAATTACTGCCGATCATAAAACCTCATG GCAGAGTGGTGAATATCAGTAGTTTGCTGGGTTCCAAAGCCCTTGAAAACTGCAGCGAGGATCTGCAGGAGAAGTTCCGGTGTGAGGCACTCACAGAGGAAGACCTGGTGGACCTCATGAAAAAGTTTGTGGAGGATGCAAAAAATGAGGTGCATGAGAGGGAAGGCTGGCCCAGCTCGGCTTATGGGGTGTCCAAACTGGGGGTCACCGTCTTATCGAGGATTCTGGCCCAGCGTCTGGATGAGAAGAGAAAAGCGGACAGGATTCTGCTGAACGCCTGCTGCCCGGGGTGGGTGAAGACGGACATGACGGGGGGACAGGGCTTCGAGACTGTGGAGGAGGGGGCTGTCACTCCTGTCTACCTGGCCCTCCTGCCTCCGGATGCCACCGAGCCTCAGGGCCAGCTGGTCCGTGACAAAGTCATCCAAAACTGGTGA